Proteins found in one Bombus terrestris chromosome 1, iyBomTerr1.2, whole genome shotgun sequence genomic segment:
- the LOC105666170 gene encoding uncharacterized protein LOC105666170: protein MTVREENRKNMRHSSSWPDWALQTVKVRVDPLSRAFTIIPTIREGLHPLLKSNWIDEIVFLDHDGSTSIETKQRFVCSTKAIEQNGYGELEETFELRSLVPDVMNKSSGKAIGEDGRSGECHKNEPKLPSRLWSNETAKESREDNRDMSERSKPDFFLADEERTSIPYRQEDNTNKPNFRLESIDEPSKCSTAQNKYTEESSEVKTELKHEDPLPLEIIVKIETSKHLQTVPIGTEDREGAQGLTQKSNPRKTPTPQIEIVDYDDITSFSLITERQMQHACPKCTSEGQLLERVDPFRSPVSSRKKTVGRCQDGKPEMVRKYSATEGKMRNSWRRIGASGLIGGARNREKEKYARKKNPPTKDVRKEATLRRHYYPEGGWGYVIVTCSALVHFLGIGLQLAAPGSWHLTAELKFHQPALHSAGKISLVL, encoded by the coding sequence ATGACAGTGCGCGAGGAGAATCGGAAGAACATGAGACACAGCAGCTCTTGGCCGGATTGGGCGCTACAGACGGTGAAAGTGCGCGTGGATCCGTTGTCGCGCGCCTTCACAATTATCCCGACGATTCGCGAGGGTTTGCACCCGTTGTTGAAGAGCAACTGGATCGACGAGATCGTTTTCCTCGATCATGACGGCTCGACATCCATTGAGACGAAACAACGATTCGTGTGCAGCACCAAGGCGATCGAACAGAATGGCTACGGTGAATTAGAGGAAACTTTTGAATTACGCAGCCTGGTACCTGACGTTATGAATAAAAGTTCCGGAAAAGCTATTGGCGAGGATGGAAGGAGTGGCGAATGTCATAAAAACGAGCCAAAATTGCCTTCGAGACTGTGGTCCAACGAAACTGCCAAAGAATCTCGCGAAGATAATAGAGATATGTCTGAGAGAAGCAAGCCAGACTTCTTTCTAGCTGACGAAGAACGTACGTCGATACCATATCGACAGGAAGACAATACGAATAAACCAAACTTCAGATTGGAATCCATCGATGAACCTTCCAAATGTTCCACTGCACAAAACAAATACACAGAAGAATCATCCGAGGTGAAGACCGAATTGAAACACGAAGATCCTCTACCTTTAGAAATCATCGTAAAAATCGAAACATCCAAGCACCTGCAAACAGTTCCAATTGGAACGGAAGACAGAGAAGGCGCTCAAGGTTTGACCCAAAAGTCCAACCCAAGAAAGACACCAACTCCTCAAATTGAAATAGTAGATTACGACGATATAACAAGCTTCTCCCTTATAACGGAAAGACAAATGCAACATGCTTGCCCGAAATGCACTTCGGAAGGCCAGCTTCTTGAACGTGTAGACCCATTTCGTTCGCCGGTTTCGAGCAGGAAAAAAACCGTTGGTCGGTGTCAGGATGGAAAGCCGGAAATGGTCCGTAAATATTCCGCGACGGAAGGTAAAATGAGGAACAGCTGGCGTAGAATAGGAGCGAGCGGTCTAATTGGAGGCGCCAGGAATAGAGAGAAGGAGAAGTACGCGCGGAAGAAGAATCCGCCGACGAAAGACGTGAGGAAAGAGGCCACCCTGAGGAGGCATTACTATCCGGAGGGAGGCTGGGGCTACGTGATCGTGACCTGTTCTGCGCTCGTCCATTTCCTCGGGATCGGTTTGCAGCTCGCAGCGCCTGGCAGCTGGCATCTAACCGCCGAACTAAAGTTCCATCAGCCCGCCCTTCACAGCGCAGGTAAGATATCTCTCGTCTTATAG